A genomic segment from Triticum dicoccoides isolate Atlit2015 ecotype Zavitan chromosome 1A, WEW_v2.0, whole genome shotgun sequence encodes:
- the LOC119290891 gene encoding uncharacterized protein LOC119290891, which produces MAELATGAVSSLLVVIRSEALLLGGVRDDVQFIKEEMESMKSFLAHLARSAPSGGEHDDQVRTWMNQVRLLAQDCNNCIDLYLYRRNPDIHRARGGLRGYLWWVTWLLHKLAARHRAAEQLRQLKERARDVGERRLRYGVEVPAKSGEGQSPPTDGLAAAASLSTGTAAPGGYAAGDDDSEEDVDDQLVGALTTGNHSSRRRAFIEPRTLDDYVKAKLRDWVDGTPTEAGETLSVVLVAPNTYQDLLALIQEYLVFSSDSDLDSHPSVLPVENGYNRFVLVDIPAVHPKFTRLQPKEVLFYILHELRQSTKDRVGKKYLDPLEVHVRRFQIYNQIHSEKKRALALLKIKEKIKKMKIYEKLDKIKSDIQGRLQRGDKLPQLQGEFHQLHLDVLLQLLLQAAVAASQQNQGTNNDMQMLPDWDNINNNIIVKKLKEHMEEGVGGGGGEIGSQQTTWIHLDEVQYAHILWKLFSKGCSSSKPLQAQDTWSDKQATKTTTADKQATKTTTAELGEDQIKPMIHNAKEGTLQELQKGEYDKSEGTAESGSVPDQNPETVSEKFGQMMEKLKQEFKEQLKIKGLVDEIKHNLEYISDRNCYECPLFILRVDELMDISTWEGTRNALSLLNCSADLMMVTTTNDVHLAREYCYPRREPIAIDYSLAGLYHDTVLQLTSQQKNKDNYNPQIFHDILSECEPHEFCMKIFTHALYANPNRSNEELLKLHSTLQALPKSFNSITKVMFKFSYNDLPKEYKSCLLYLAIFSMGHKIRRSTLIGRWIAEGLTSNEDWLSSVRQANRCFDTLIDRCLIDPADIGAAGNVKSCVVGDLFHGFITTIARKQHIVETRLSHHLARHFSIFNDLQLRGSDRIDKFFQGLSESSRVSLLKVLDLEGCQCFGKNRQYFKEICSKMLLLKYLSLRRTDITELPSEINNLRELEVLDIRETNVPPHATANILLLKLKRLLAGHIDLNASKFGSSGRVPRRIGKMVNMEVLSNVQAKHSHDLKDIGKLWQLRKLGVVIDDKDSHLRNLLQTISDLHESLRSLTITASVLVATPCEDTPSSAELPNGIGSLLENQPKMLESLSIRGISLNPLFIKGDNNKLAKVTLRSTLLSQDDLKVLAELPKLRCVRLQHITCIEPVLNFKKGEFRCLKYLLVEDSDLTITFEHGAACELEKMVLSFSKGSISGVDRLPNLKELELNDSFCGRLLSSFGNVSQIAKLTLRGTLLEQDALQILAKKPNLRCLVLLNESFGGIQNEITLKDEFLWLNLLVVDCSAITRIVFTSGSAPRLEKIVWSSFTSLFGIHKLPSLKELEFNGGQVPDEVREGIKKHKNKLSLKFMGQKL; this is translated from the coding sequence ATGGCTGAGCTCGCGACGGGCGCCGTGAGCTCACTTCTGGTCGTCATCCGCAGCGAGGCGCTGCTACTGGGTGGCGTCCGGGACGACGTGCAGTTTATCAAGGAGGAGATGGAGAGCATGAAGAGCTTCCTGGCGCACCTGGCCAGGTCGGCCCCCTCCGGTGGCGAGCATGACGATCAGGTGCGCACCTGGATGAACCAGGTGCGGCTGCTCGCCCAAGACTGCAACAACTGCATCGACCTCTATCTGTATCGGAGGAACCCCGATATCCACCGTGCGAGAGGCGGCCTCCGAGGCTACCTCTGGTGGGTAACCTGGTTACTGCACAAGCTGGCTGCACGGCACCGCGCGGCCGAGCAGCTGCGCCAGCTCAAGGAACGGGCACGTGACGTTGGCGAGCGGCGGTTGAGGTACGGCGTGGAGGTCCCAGCCAAGTCAGGGGAGGGGCAATCACCTCCGACGGATGGGCTAGCGGCGGCGGCATCGTTGTCCACGGGGACTGCTGCACCTGGTGGCTATGCTGCTGGGGACGACGACAGTGAAGAAGACGTTGATGATCAACTCGTGGGGGCACTCACGACCGGCAATCATTCTAGCCGTCGGAGAGCCTTCATTGAGCCTCGCACATTGGACGACTACGTCAAGGCAAAGCTACGTGATTGGGTAGATGGAACTCCTACAGAAGCCGGCGAGACTTTGTCCGTCGTCCTTGTGGCACCGAACACTTATCAGGACCTTCTGGCTCTCATACAAGAATATTTGGTTTTTTCGTCGGATTCAGACCTTGACTCTCATCCCTCGGTTTTGCCGGTGGAGAACGGCTACAATCGCTTTGTCTTGGTTGACATCCCGGCCGTGCACCCAAAGTTTACGCGGCTACAGCCCAAGGAAGTTCTCTTCTACATTCTGCACGAGCTCAGGCAAAGCACAAAAGACAGAGTGGGGAAGAAGTATCTTGACCCTTTGGAAGTTCATGTAAGAAGATTCCAAATTTACAATCAAATTCACAGTGAAAAGAAGAGGGCACTTGCTCTTCTCAAAATCAAGGAGAAGATCAAaaagatgaagatttatgaaaagcTTGACAAAATCAAAAGTGATATTCAAGGTCGACTACAGAGGGGCGACAAACTACCACAGCTGCAGGGTGAGTTTCACCAGCTGCACCTAGACGTACTCCTTCAGCTGCTGCTCCAGGCAGCTGTTGCTGCTTCTCAACAAAACCAAGGGACGAACAATGACATGCAAATGTTACCAGACTGGGACAACATCAACAATAACATCATCGTCAAGAAGCTTAAGGAGCATATGGAGGAGggggtcggaggaggaggaggggaaatCGGAAGTCAGCAGACGACATGGATTCACCTCGATGAGGTACAATATGCACACATCCTGTGGAAGCTGTTCTCCAAGGGCTGCTCCAGCAGCAAGCCCCTGCAGGCTCAGGACACATGGTCGGACAAGCAAGCTACAAAGACCACAACAGCGGACAAGCAAGCTACAAAGACCACAACTGCTGAATTGGGTGAGGATCAAATCAAACCAATGATCCACAATGCAAAGGAAGGCACCTTACAGGAGCTGCAGAAAGGTGAGTATGACAAGAGTGAAGGGACAGCTGAATCTGGTAGTGTTCCGGATCAAAACCCAGAAACTGTTTCTGAAAAATTCGGTCAGATGATGGAGAAATTAAAGCAGGAGTTCAAAGAGCAGCTCAAGATCAAAGGTCTCGTGGACGAGATTAAACATAACTTGGAATATATTTCGGACAGGAATTGTTATGAATGTCCCCTGTTTATCCTCAGAGTTGATGAGCTGATGGATATTTCCACATGGGAGGGTACCAGAAATGCTTTGAGCCTGCTAAACTGCAGCGCCGATTTAATGATGGTCACCACCACAAATGACGTCCATCTGGCTAGAGAATATTGCTATCCACGGCGGGAACCTATAGCTATAGACTATTCTCTTGCTGGCCTCTACCATGATACAGTGCTCCAGCTTACTAGCCAGCAGAAGAATAAAGACAACTACAACCCCCAAATTTTTCATGATATCTTGTCCGAGTGTGAGCCACATGAATTCTGCATGAAGATCTTCACTCATGCTTTGTATGCTAACCCCAACAGGAGCAATGAGGAGTTACTCAAGCTGCACAGCACCTTGCAGGCTTTGCCAAAATCATTCAACAGCATCACTAAGGTGATGTTCAAGTTCTCTTACAACGATCTGCCTAAAGAATACAAGTCCTGCCTACTGTACCTAGCTATCTTCTCTATGGGACACAAGATCAGGCGGTCAACCTTGATTGGACGGTGGATTGCAGAAGGGCTGACATCCAATGAAGATTGGCTCAGTTCTGTGCGTCAGGCCAACCGATGTTTTGACACACTCATTGACCGGTGCCTCATTGATCCTGCTGATATTGGTGCTGCAGGAAATGTCAAGAGCTGTGTCGTAGGTGATCTTTTTCATGGATTCATTACCACCATCGCCAGAAAACAACACATCGTGGAGACACGGCTGTCACATCACTTGGCTCGCCACTTCTCCATTTTCAACGATCTCCAGCTCCGTGGCTCTGATAGAATTGATAAATTCTTCCAGGGGCTCTCTGAATCATCTCGAGTATCCCTGCTCAAGGTGCTCGATCTAGAAGGTTGTCAGTGCTTTGGGAAGAACCGGCAGTACTTCAAGGAAATCTGCAGCAAGATGTTACTTCTCAAGTATCTAAGCCTCAGGAGAACAGATATTACCGAGCTACCTAGTGAAATCAACAACCTCCGTGAGCTAGAGGTATTGGATATCCGAGAAACCAATGTGCCTCCACATGCAACAGCAAATATCCTGCTATTGAAGCTGAAGCGTCTGCTTGCTGGTCACATTGATCTGAATGCAAGCAAGTTTGGCTCTAGTGGTCGGGTTCCTCGTAGGATTGGCAAAATGGTAAACATGGAGGTCCTATCTAATGTCCAGGCCAAGCATAGTCATGATTTAAAAGATATTGGAAAGCTATGGCAGCTGAGGAAGCTAGGTGtggttattgatgataaggatagcCACCTCAGGAATTTGCTTCAGACAATCAGTGACCTCCATGAGTCCCTCCGTTCTCTGACAATCACTGCTAGTGTGCTGGTAGCCACACCATGCGAGGATACTCCTTCCAGTGCAGAGTTACCAAATGGCATTGGCTCTCTCTTAGAAAACCAACCCAAGATGCTTGAGAGTCTAAGCATCAGGGGAATCAGTCTAAATCCATTGTTCATAAAAGGTGACAACAACAAACTTGCCAAGGTAACTCTTAGGAGCACCCTGCTGAGCCAAGATGATCTGAAAGTCCTTGCTGAGCTGCCAAAGTTACGGTGTGTCAGGCTCCAGCATATTACATGCATCGAGCCCGTGCTCAACTTCAAGAAGGGTGAATTCAGATGCCTCAAGTACCTTCTTGTTGAGGACTCGGACTTGACTATCACTTTTGAGCATGGAGCAGCATGTGAGCTCGAGAAGATGGTTTTGTCTTTCAGCAAAGGTTCTATTTCTGGAGTTGACAGGCTTCCAAACTTGAAAGAGCTTGAGTTGAATGACAGCTTCTGCGGAAGGCTACTATCATCATTTGGCAATGTCTCACAAATAGCCAAGCTGACTCTTCGTGGTACATTGCTAGAGCAAGACGCTCTACAAATACTCGCCAAGAAACCAAATCTACGATGTCTCGTGCTCTTGAACGAGTCTTTTGGTGGAATACAGAACGAGATTACATTAAAAGATGAGTTCTTATGGCTCAACCTTCTTGTTGTTGACTGCTCGGCCATCACCAGGATCGTCTTCACCAGTGGATCTGCTCCTAGGCTCGAGAAGATTGTCTGGTCATCTTTCACGTCCCTCTTTGGTATCCACAAACTTCCCAGTTTGAAGGAGCTTGAGTTCAACGGTGGCCAAGTCCCCGATGAGGTGAGAGAGGGCATCAAAAAGCATAAAAACAAGCTTAGCCTTAAATTTATGGGCCAGAAACTTTAA